The DNA sequence attttgatttatattttggtTTCTAATCATGTTCTAATCATATTGTttggttttgaaattttttgtttcaattgaatctttcttaaaaaataaagactcacttgattcaaataaatataaagaataaaatgaatCACATATAGATCAAATTAATACCTCGTAACCATCCATCAGATATTGTTTGTgtcttaataaatttgaaattcatgaagATGTCTGCCTTTTTTAAGTATGTACGATAGTTAGTTAATAGGTTTATTATATACATGCAGTTATTCCCAAACATGTAATGACACAACTTTGTTAGTGTATGTTTTGTAGTTCAAATTATgtgattgaaatttttttattacatcaaaGGTTttgaattgattaaaaaaagaaaaacttaatttaaaaaatgagacaTTTTTAGTTAGTCAGTGCAAGTAAACCAACCTAAGATGTAGTTTTTACATCCAATTTTCTATATCaactgatataatttttttttcttcttattttaggTACTAAAATGTCTAACATAACCAAAGAGTTTTTTAAGCTTGGATTCTACTATGATTGACAATTTTTAACATTATATACATTTAGGTTAAGTTGATTCTTTAAAAGtacataatttgttttaaatgactaattaaaaaaagttttttttcatACTAATGTGTTACCTcacttgaataaaaaaaaaacatttataacaaaaaaaaatctgtgTTAGACTTATAATCTCACATGTCACCTAATATGAGTTGTCATTTTAGAGTGTCTTTATTCGACCGgatttgaaaggaaaaacatcatctgaaatataaaaaatataacttattattaaaaaaactaataattctTATAGAAATAGACAATAGCCACGTAAGCCACGTACGTTAAATTCCTTAAAATGTGTGccattgtcatatttttttttcaactgtATCTGTGAAACTCTTACACGATGACATATTAGAATCTTtatatttcatgtatttttcattttatcaatattCATTCTATTTCTCGATAAAGGTTAATCATGGTCAAGTTAAAGCAAAGTCTTCTCATATAAGGAATGTGATTATGAGTACCTTATTTGATTTCATTGTCAAAATACCTATctaaaaaacagtaaaaaatgttttagtaatcttttattataatttccatTCATAAGATTACTCTCAAATGAAAGACCAAATCATGGTAAATTGAGAGTACAATTATTGGGGAAAGAAGATGGACAAAGTATAAATATGAATTCATAGTTAAAAGGATCTAACCTTAATGTCTTGAAGTTTGGCTCTTTAACTTATAATCATAACAATAATCATTGAGTTGAATTGTTCTCTCCAAACATCTTTGCTGGTCCAATTTGAATAATCTCAAAATGTAAAAGATGAATTTCATCATCCACAGTTAAGTAACCTACATGAAAATGAATTAgtagtaattaatatatattaaaacaaaatttaaactatCATTAATACGTTTGAGATTTTCAAGACTAATAAATGTTTTCCCTGTTACGAATTCACATGACTTCCTAAGCGcgctttaaaatattaaataattgtttcaTTTCATTGGCGAGGAAACTTCACAATAAATGATACCTTTTTCCATAAATCTTTTGTCATTATGTAACAGTTTCTTCTGATGAATAAATCCAGTCGCAAGCTGATCTGGCACTCCATCGTCCACATGATTGTTTTCACTGTTCAAGAGAACTCTCAATAAATAGAGCCTCTCACACCGTTTAGGTTTATAAAAACAACATCAAGGGAAGGTGAAGTAAGCGAAGATACTTTTGCTTTCATCTTCATGTACTATTATCTATTTTTCGCATGGCATGTGTATCTTTCTTTCTATGCTTTCTATGATGTTTGCTAAGGATGTTCctcctttttaattatttcaggTGCCATGGCTGGAGCGAGGGAGCAAGATCAGTACATGCCAATAGCAAATGTGCTGAGGATCATGCGAAGGATCTTGCCACCACATGCAAAAATCTCCGACGAAGCTAAAGAGACCATTCAAGAATGTGTCTCGGAGTACATTAGCTTCATCACTGCCGAAGCCAATGACCGATGCCAGCGCGAACAACGTAAGACAGTGACTGCTGAAGATGTCTTGTGGGCTATGGGAAAACTTGGTTTTGATGACTATGCTCAATCTCTTTCTGTTTACCTGAATCGTTATCGCCAAAGTGAAGGAGAACGCATGTCTGGGGGGAGACGTGGTTCTACTTCTGTTCCTCCAATGGAGCTTAACCCACCTTTTCATCCTTATCCTCCTCATGGCTTTGGAATGTTTGATTATGATCCATCACACTCCATAGCTTCTTCTTCCAGATCAGGTGGATTTGTTCAAAACTTTGACCCTTATGCTAATCCAAACCCTAATCCAAACCCTTATGCTCATCCAAACCCTAATCCAAACCTCCATGAGTTTGACCCTTTTGGTAATCCAAGACCTgctgatgaaaataataataataataataatcatcgcATGTGAATGTGTTTGTGCATGCAGCTACATTCACAAGGTCCATGATTCTGGTGTGAAACTACTACATGCAgagacttgatgatgatgctagtgttttaagtgttttattttatgttcttcAGTTTGGTTGTGTGTTTTCTATTCGAGACAGTGTGTCTCAGTTTATGTTTTGATGCTTCatgtataaatatatgtgtatgtataaaaaaaatgataaacctTCTTAATTTTCTCGAAGGCTGTCACAACGGCCTGCCAATTCTCGGGCTGGGTTTGCAGAACCTTCTGGAACCCTTTCCTTGATCCGTCCCTCTCCTCATGCCACGTGGATGGATACTCTCCCTTGTCGCCATTCCCTTCCAACCACCGCGCCCGCTCTTGACTCTTCTCCCTCATCCTCTTACCGTCGTCTAGCTTCACCGTTAGAACTCTCCCGTGAAAATCTACGCCGTCAAACTCAACAGCTCGCATCGCCGCCTTGTTATCGTTTGAGGTTGGAGGTGTTTTGAGGGATTTGGAGGGGCGGCGAGGGGTGGCGGAGTTGCCGGAGTCTGAGGGAGGTTTGAGAGAGAAGGAGATGGTGGTGGTGACGGCGGAGGGAGGGTGGTGTTTGGGGGAGAaaatggtggtgttggtggATATGGATAAGTGTGAGGTGCTGAAAGAGAAGGGTTCCATTGTTATCGTTTAAAGTTTGTTTGTTGTAGTGAGCACCACCTCGCGACTCTCCACTGCAGGGGTAATACGtaagatattaatttattacattttttaaaggtacaaataattatataaataaatataatatacggattaaaactataaaatatttgttggttatttgtaatttattatttatgtgtaaaaaatgttttctgttatgaaataaaacagataatagagagaataatagataacagagaaaagaaaaaacactagAGAACAGATAGataatgagagaatagggagtaACAACTTATCTATATATtgttattgataggaagagtcttatttatagatacaacatgtaatccataaaggaaataaatcaacttagttaatacaaatatttaataaagagTAATAAATCATATGAGTaccaatcatatgagtaaatgtatcaaattaatggacaatcattaattcataaccaCTCCCATTGAGTGTtcattgataaagaatgtgtAACCTTACTAAGAAAAACCCTCTGGgataaaaaacctagtgaaggaaaaaagtacaacattttgtattctttaatacaatatagtttatcacatattctatttctctccctcatgtaaacttacatgattaaggtgacagagtccgaacttgtgaatcatttattcaaaagttcttcttggcaaaaacttcataaatagacttgccatattttcagatgaatgaatttttggatatctatatcatctttcaattgaacaatacactattgtcttcatatatggttgttgattccatctttttcggggatagtcacaagtttcttgcacatgttgaattatagaccttagccaaacatattcacaacttttcGCGTAATTCTGTATGATTAGACAATGTTGCTACTATgatttgtttcatataccttcatgaaaccattgtgctaccacatgtgaacaaacatcttgtttgtgatcaaccattgtgacattgtgagaatatgtaaaataacatgcatatacataactCATTgatctgaatctgaatcatttggatggaataagctcatattcgtagtacccttagagtaatgaagtatatgttttactccaaaccattttcttcttgtagttgaagaaatATATCttacttaacaaatttacaacaaatgcaatattagattgagtataattagcaagatacattagtgtttctatgacactaagatatggtgcttctggaccaagaagattttcatcattttcttgaggtctaagaagagtctttatcaacatttaacgacctcacaactattggagtgcataatggacatgacttgttcatttagaatattttaagcaccttaattatataagcctcttgacgtataaaaacacctttatttaaatactcaatttctaatttcaaataagactttgcctttcaaagatcattcatctcaaattatttctttgagtaatcaattgcctttgtgagctcattaggagttccaacggtgtttatgtcatctacataaacaataattatggcaaattcatttttggatccTTTCATATAAGTACAAGAACAAATAAGACCATttctatatccttcttttaataagtactcaataagacggttatgccacatacgtcctgattgctttaatcaataaaagagcatgttcaattttattgaataaccctctttagaatttgtcttgttgggcaaataaaatccttcagggattttcatataaatatgattctcaaaagaaccgtatgaatatgttgtaacatcatccattagatgtaaatgcaaatcttgttgtgcaactaggataatcgaatattgcaataTTGTTGCATATAATACcagtgaatatgtttttttcacaaatcaatacaaggttttgtgaacaactttgagcaaccaattgctttgtatctaacaatttcaccattcttaatttgatttttgcgcaaaaatccatatgtacccaacgggtttcacaacttcaggtgtgcaaactatacgtccaaaaacctttcgtttagcaagcaaatataattatgcttctttgcatattttcattttggctaATATTTTCTTTGCCagcaatcttcaatgatcattgttttttgatcctcattgtcattcatagcattcgtcgctatgttataagtaaaagttttgtcaatgttaacttcattttggttccatattatatgattcatgacataatttattgagatctcattattttcaacaattttaggtacctgaggttcttctgcaaccgaaccattaattacgtcaaatgaatcttttgggatttcaaccttttttattaggtcattttgcattttagctccctttctcattcaagagttttttatctttggaaccaataggcctatcacgcttcaaacgtgtctTTGGAATTAACAAGCCTACCATGCttcatgcattttaattgtactaatatatgcgtagtacaaatcatccaactgatcatgtcaaacaagacattcattttgattcgtaaacttctggtttaccatgacatgcatttcaacTGTACTAATATACGTGTAGTACAAaccataagagaatgttgataatttctccaatatacttctttttttcaactcaatcgtagagatataaaaatatttcatatatttttcattgtttgtctcaatataatatgcATTTGgacaaatatccttgaaacttaataagtttctattcaaattcttggtagaagtataatagttTTTCTAAagccttcaaatatatttgtagtactataaataatactaacattgatgtctcgcactatcaaacaagagaaaaatttattactcttgagaattgtataagttgttgcactatcaataagacacaacCTTTGGTACTAGTGTCAACAtttattcttcatataaacgtaaatatcagtatgatttttttaacactctcataaccaatgaagtgatcaatgcttccatttgatttagcaaagaaaataatagtatcaagatgagtaacatccatatgaccataatcagaatcaccatcttcataaccaaaatgtgtttctatgttcttctcattatttgtaagatgctacaactcaaatggtctttaccaccgtaatgataatatatactttcatattcttttgtcaatattttcacattttccttttccctttttcacattattgttccccttctggtgacaaaatgtgtctttgaaatttcctttataaccatgttcataatcaatatcacggtcacgatcatgaaaatataaatcaaatgttgttgcattcacttctgggaatgagcagtttaggcggatctcatgatttttcattaaaagcTTTATTACTTTGTCCTGCCAGCCATatataggcatgaaataaattcataatatttgtgaaatctcttttcacaatgttttgtcgcatgagcaaattagttgtttagatgctttatttttttatttaatggtatcccactatccattgcatctaaatgtatttcaacatttaaaattcaatataaggaattcttccttgtaatatcaagggtcacaaatccaaattttgcaacgtttcgcgtgtttagaactaacacataaaataataatattaataataataatcatcatcaaaataataataataatcactgtcataataaaaataaaaataataagacgaagatgaaaattgataaagtcaaacaattcttatcacaagaggaagaatataaggtaaaattataaattgagaaaggattagaaagagtttggattgagacacgcataGCACCGTCGTTAGAGAGAAAAAtcttccactagtcctcaattggtttgagcatcgtgctgataacattttatgaaataaagcggataacagagagaataatagataacagagaagagaagaaacaatagagaatagagaatgagagaatagggagcaactcatctatgtattattattgataggaatagtcctatttatagatacatcatgtaatccataaaggaaataaatcaacttagttaatacaaatatttacataaagagtaatgaatcatatgattTGGGCTTGAGACAAAAAGCTTCCTATCATTAAATTAGACACAAAAATTgggattagtggtataattAGATCTATGTAACCCATATTGGATTTATTAACAAAAGCAAAGTAAAAGTGAGGATTAAGTGGGTTAAAAGCTCATGAGGAGTTGATTTACTTAACAAAAGATAGCCAAAATAATGGTAAAAATCTACATTATCAGGCTTGCATCTTCTCTTTGCTTTCTATTTCTTCCctatctcttcaatttgtaaaaCCTAGGTTCTCCATcatggagagctaaacctatttgttgagattagatgtaatgaACTGAATTCTTGTGTATTGTGTGATGTTTATCCATATGCTTTTCCATTTCTATGTTAGTATTTGACTTCCATGCTTAATGCTTACTTTGGTTTGGTCACCCATGCATGATTTGTGGTTCTTGAGGTGTTGGAAAATGTCTTTTGAACCTAGAACTGAAATTGAATACCTAATGGATCTTGATGAGTTATCATAGACTGAAAGTCGCTAGGAATATgatttgagtattcttgtgaGTTGTTTTTGACATTAAATCTAAATTGAGATGTTTGACAATGCATGAGaataaagtgaatgaaatctAGTCTTGACAATTGTATATAATCTATGATAAAATTCTGTTGCACACCaaatgtttgataaaataccaaaaatagtttctttgtgtttttgtgagctttgttttttatttgagttGTGATTTAGGAGAGttgtcatgtgttgcacaagTCCATGTAGAGAGAATGAAATTTATTACTTGTTACATGCGATCGGTGCACTTGCCGTTTTTTCACATAACAAAAGGACACTTTAAATCCATTTTCCATTAGCTGATTTACACAAATTTTGATCAATGTTAGGTACATAAAGAACATATGATATTACTTTTGTACCTAAGCTCGTTGAAATTACTATGGTTCCTTTTCCTTTTGTAGAAATATAGTCATCATTCCCTATTATGACCTTGGAGACTTTAGTAGGCTTTAAGTCCTTGAATATAGTTTTATCATACACCATGTGGTTGGTACAACCACTATCAATCAACCAGTATTCTGAGTTACTGTTTCCTAAAAAAGATGTTGCAAATGTTGCTAGAAGAATTATGAACTTCTTTATCTTGCTCAACAACTTGGGCATTGGCTTCATGTTGAAATTTGTTCCACAAATTATAGCTTCATGTCCAAGCTGATTACACTTTGTGTCTGGTCTTTTCCAACATTTGAATGGTGGGTGACCCAATTTTTCGCAATGCTAACAAGGTTGTTATTCTAGTGAAGATAGTTGTTGAAACACCAACAAAGAGATATGATTTTGCCTTTGCTTTTTGAGTGTTTTTCTCCTTGTGACTTTGATTTGGGCCATGCTGGGATTGTCAGGCTTTCTGAGTTTTTTTCTCCTTGTGACTTTGATCTGGGCCATGCTGGGATTGTCAGACAATGGAAGTACTTGGTTGTCCTCTTCAATGGCTTCCTAAAGATCCAAAGCCTCTAGGTAAGCTCCCATTTTCATAACCTAGAGAGATCGTAGTTTGCCCCATCAAGGACAGGAGGAGCTACTTAGGAGAAACTTGATTCAACATCCATTTTTCACATGTCCGTAAGAAGACAACTTGCAATACCAAATTATTGAAGTTATGAAGAGAAATAATTGACATAGGAGTAATAGAAGCATAGTACGAGCACGTTGGTGTTTTAGATTTAAGGTTAGAGTTCTCTATATATAGAAATTGATGTATTGTTTCAAACCAGtcaattacataatatttttttctttcagctTAATCTTTTCAAGTTgatattacaattatttaaaacatattttaaggAAGTTTGTTGTTTGTCTGAGTTATCACGTTATCCATTATTAGactacatttaaatattttgtcttACATTTTAGATGTACATGTCTTGGCATGAGAGGGGTGTGTTGATGACCCTACATCTATTAGATATAaggtaaatttatattatataactgGATACAAATTTTACcttacaagttgattttgtagtgttgagttagacttaaaggtCTACTTCTTAAGATGATATCAAAGGTCCCGAACTTGGGAGTCCCTCTTTTGAACTTATTCTTTATCGACTTGGCTATGGTTTAATTTAAGGTTGCTTGAAGTGCACCATTTCCTTTGATTATCGGGTTTGTCTAAAGTACATCCAACTTGTAGTTCTACCTTTATTCTTTTCATAGATG is a window from the Vigna unguiculata cultivar IT97K-499-35 chromosome 7, ASM411807v1, whole genome shotgun sequence genome containing:
- the LOC114191466 gene encoding nuclear transcription factor Y subunit B-9-like, which translates into the protein MAGAREQDQYMPIANVLRIMRRILPPHAKISDEAKETIQECVSEYISFITAEANDRCQREQRKTVTAEDVLWAMGKLGFDDYAQSLSVYLNRYRQSEGERMSGGRRGSTSVPPMELNPPFHPYPPHGFGMFDYDPSHSIASSSRSGGFVQNFDPYANPNPNPNPYAHPNPNPNLHEFDPFGNPRPADENNNNNNNHRM